A genomic stretch from Erigeron canadensis isolate Cc75 chromosome 9, C_canadensis_v1, whole genome shotgun sequence includes:
- the LOC122581818 gene encoding protein LNK2 isoform X2, with translation MFDWEDQELANIVWGETGENEGHIVPPYEEGNEVFEEKAAIVKLTEKSTLSVTDSHEESYTHNGKASANGFVSLPNLSPSNATKLNLEHTDDKAQVDSSFQNLDSQSVDRDGSDFVDYGWANVGSFDDLDRILSNNNLVLWASSSDEVLGCSGKSELLSIESPSSRLGVSKGDCQHVGTESLVNEEKKMDKSASDTIRRNPPFVYPNGAINVSLPNEMAVSKHATMSAQIKPIRCQGQPPTSCDPWFSLHNQGKEFDRQHRQLIRSSSSKTTLQENSLPFPPDYNMMGNQHTAVLTLSHQQASSSSSYLLDKVPNIPLTPLSMTPQEKIEKLRRRQKMWAFLAIRKQQQKFSHEESQMQFTRAGNVEIDESLGTCMSLDVSSPLEQSDSDTRTVMLDKSTLEDNILHQLQNVIATLGIDIRLCIRDSLFRLAGSAFQRKNYGDTVTASRINTDESIEEGSSSKSLTKMHDGETKTNPIDRAVAQLLFHTPPES, from the exons ATGTTTGATTGGGAAGACCAAGAG CTTGCAAATATAGTATGGGGCGAGACAGGTGAAAATGAAGGTCATATTGTGCCACCATATGAGGAGGGTAATGAAGTGTTCGAAGAGAAAGCTGCAATTGTGAAGCTTACTGAGAAGTCGACTCTTTCTGTTACTGATTCACATGAAGAGAGCTATACACATAATGGAAAGGCTTCCGCTAATGGTTTTGTTTCGTTACCTAATTTGTCTCCGTCAAATGCTACAAAGTTAAATCTGGAACATACAG ATGATAAAGCTCAAGTAGATAGTAGTTTTCAAAATTTAGACAGCCAGTCTGTGGATAGAGATGGAAGTGACTTTGTTGATTATGGTTGGGCCAATGTTGGTAGCTTCGATGATTTAGATAGAATATTAAG TAACAATAACCTGGTGTTGTGGGCATCTAGTAGCGATGAAGTTCTTGGCTGTTCAggaaaatctgaacttttgtcTATCGAATCTCCAAGCTCGCGATTAGGGGTTTCAAAGGGTGATTGTCAGCATGTTGGAACTGAGTCATTggtaaatgaagaaaaaaagatgGACAag TCAGCTTCAGATACTATAAGAAGAAACCCTCCCTTTGTTTATCCGAATGGTGCTATCAATGTTTCATTGCCAAATGAAATGGCTGTCAGCAAG CATGCAACGATGAGTGCCCAAATAAAACCAATAAGATGCCAAGGACAACCTCCGACATCATGTGATCCGTGGTTTTCTCTTCATAATCAAGGCAAAGAATTTGACAGACAGCATAGACAACTTATCCGAAGTTCTTCTTCAAAGACAACACTTCAAGAAAATTCACTTCCATTTCCTCCTGATTATAACATGATGGGAAATCAGCACACAGCAGTGCTTACATTGTCACATCAGCAAGCCTCATCCTCGAGCTCATATCTTTTAGATAAAGTTCCAAATATCCCTTTGACTCCTCTGAGCATGACACCTCaggaaaaaattgaaaaattaagGAGGCGCCAGAAAATGTGGGCATTTCTTGCTATTCGTAAACAACAGCAGAAGTTTAGCCACGAAGAAAGCCAAATGCAATTCACTAGAGCAGGTAACGTGGAAATTGATGAAAGTCTGGGCACATGTATGTCCCTTGATGTGAGTTCACCTCTTGAACAGAGTGATTCAGATACAAGAACTGTGATGTTGGATAAGAGTACATTGGAAGATAACATATTACATCAGCTTCAAAATGTCATTGCAACG TTGGGCATTGACATAAGGCTTTGTATTAGAGATAGCTTGTTTCGTTTGGCTGGAAGTGCTTTTCAGAGGAAAAATTATGGCGACACAGTCACTGCCAGCAGAATAAACACAGACGAATCTATTGAAGAGGGATCAAGCAGTAAAAG CTTGACAAAAATGCATGATGGAGAGACAAAGACAAATCCCATAGACCGTGCTGTGGCTCAATTGCTTTTTCATACACCACCCGAATCATAG
- the LOC122581818 gene encoding protein LNK2 isoform X4, which produces MFDWEDQELANIVWGETGENEGHIVPPYEEGNEVFEEKAAIVKLTEKSTLSVTDSHEESYTHNGKASANGFVSLPNLSPSNATKLNLEHTDDKAQVDSSFQNLDSQSVDRDGSDFVDYGWANVGSFDDLDRILSNNNLVLWASSSDEVLGCSGKSELLSIESPSSRLGVSKGDCQHVGTESLVNEEKKMDKSASDTIRRNPPFVYPNGAINVSLPNEMAVSKHATMSAQIKPIRCQGQPPTSCDPWFSLHNQGKEFDRQHRQLIRSSSSKTTLQENSLPFPPDYNMMGNQHTAVLTLSHQQASSSSSYLLDKVPNIPLTPLSMTPQEKIEKLRRRQKMWAFLAIRKQQQKFSHEESQMQFTRAE; this is translated from the exons ATGTTTGATTGGGAAGACCAAGAG CTTGCAAATATAGTATGGGGCGAGACAGGTGAAAATGAAGGTCATATTGTGCCACCATATGAGGAGGGTAATGAAGTGTTCGAAGAGAAAGCTGCAATTGTGAAGCTTACTGAGAAGTCGACTCTTTCTGTTACTGATTCACATGAAGAGAGCTATACACATAATGGAAAGGCTTCCGCTAATGGTTTTGTTTCGTTACCTAATTTGTCTCCGTCAAATGCTACAAAGTTAAATCTGGAACATACAG ATGATAAAGCTCAAGTAGATAGTAGTTTTCAAAATTTAGACAGCCAGTCTGTGGATAGAGATGGAAGTGACTTTGTTGATTATGGTTGGGCCAATGTTGGTAGCTTCGATGATTTAGATAGAATATTAAG TAACAATAACCTGGTGTTGTGGGCATCTAGTAGCGATGAAGTTCTTGGCTGTTCAggaaaatctgaacttttgtcTATCGAATCTCCAAGCTCGCGATTAGGGGTTTCAAAGGGTGATTGTCAGCATGTTGGAACTGAGTCATTggtaaatgaagaaaaaaagatgGACAag TCAGCTTCAGATACTATAAGAAGAAACCCTCCCTTTGTTTATCCGAATGGTGCTATCAATGTTTCATTGCCAAATGAAATGGCTGTCAGCAAG CATGCAACGATGAGTGCCCAAATAAAACCAATAAGATGCCAAGGACAACCTCCGACATCATGTGATCCGTGGTTTTCTCTTCATAATCAAGGCAAAGAATTTGACAGACAGCATAGACAACTTATCCGAAGTTCTTCTTCAAAGACAACACTTCAAGAAAATTCACTTCCATTTCCTCCTGATTATAACATGATGGGAAATCAGCACACAGCAGTGCTTACATTGTCACATCAGCAAGCCTCATCCTCGAGCTCATATCTTTTAGATAAAGTTCCAAATATCCCTTTGACTCCTCTGAGCATGACACCTCaggaaaaaattgaaaaattaagGAGGCGCCAGAAAATGTGGGCATTTCTTGCTATTCGTAAACAACAGCAGAAGTTTAGCCACGAAGAAAGCCAAATGCAATTCACTAGAGCAG AGTGA
- the LOC122581818 gene encoding protein LNK2 isoform X3 produces the protein MFDWEDQELANIVWGETGENEGHIVPPYEEGNEVFEEKAAIVKLTEKSTLSVTDSHEESYTHNGKASANGFVSLPNLSPSNATKLNLEHTDDKAQVDSSFQNLDSQSVDRDGSDFVDYGWANVGSFDDLDRILSNNNLVLWASSSDEVLGCSGKSELLSIESPSSRLGVSKGDCQHVGTESLVNEEKKMDKHATMSAQIKPIRCQGQPPTSCDPWFSLHNQGKEFDRQHRQLIRSSSSKTTLQENSLPFPPDYNMMGNQHTAVLTLSHQQASSSSSYLLDKVPNIPLTPLSMTPQEKIEKLRRRQKMWAFLAIRKQQQKFSHEESQMQFTRAGNVEIDESLGTCMSLDVSSPLEQSDSDTRTVMLDKSTLEDNILHQLQNVIATLGIDIRLCIRDSLFRLAGSAFQRKNYGDTVTASRINTDESIEEGSSSKRSGRAYGPVIAPINLDQHCQPSFLSKASVITPATSQNYTV, from the exons ATGTTTGATTGGGAAGACCAAGAG CTTGCAAATATAGTATGGGGCGAGACAGGTGAAAATGAAGGTCATATTGTGCCACCATATGAGGAGGGTAATGAAGTGTTCGAAGAGAAAGCTGCAATTGTGAAGCTTACTGAGAAGTCGACTCTTTCTGTTACTGATTCACATGAAGAGAGCTATACACATAATGGAAAGGCTTCCGCTAATGGTTTTGTTTCGTTACCTAATTTGTCTCCGTCAAATGCTACAAAGTTAAATCTGGAACATACAG ATGATAAAGCTCAAGTAGATAGTAGTTTTCAAAATTTAGACAGCCAGTCTGTGGATAGAGATGGAAGTGACTTTGTTGATTATGGTTGGGCCAATGTTGGTAGCTTCGATGATTTAGATAGAATATTAAG TAACAATAACCTGGTGTTGTGGGCATCTAGTAGCGATGAAGTTCTTGGCTGTTCAggaaaatctgaacttttgtcTATCGAATCTCCAAGCTCGCGATTAGGGGTTTCAAAGGGTGATTGTCAGCATGTTGGAACTGAGTCATTggtaaatgaagaaaaaaagatgGACAag CATGCAACGATGAGTGCCCAAATAAAACCAATAAGATGCCAAGGACAACCTCCGACATCATGTGATCCGTGGTTTTCTCTTCATAATCAAGGCAAAGAATTTGACAGACAGCATAGACAACTTATCCGAAGTTCTTCTTCAAAGACAACACTTCAAGAAAATTCACTTCCATTTCCTCCTGATTATAACATGATGGGAAATCAGCACACAGCAGTGCTTACATTGTCACATCAGCAAGCCTCATCCTCGAGCTCATATCTTTTAGATAAAGTTCCAAATATCCCTTTGACTCCTCTGAGCATGACACCTCaggaaaaaattgaaaaattaagGAGGCGCCAGAAAATGTGGGCATTTCTTGCTATTCGTAAACAACAGCAGAAGTTTAGCCACGAAGAAAGCCAAATGCAATTCACTAGAGCAGGTAACGTGGAAATTGATGAAAGTCTGGGCACATGTATGTCCCTTGATGTGAGTTCACCTCTTGAACAGAGTGATTCAGATACAAGAACTGTGATGTTGGATAAGAGTACATTGGAAGATAACATATTACATCAGCTTCAAAATGTCATTGCAACG TTGGGCATTGACATAAGGCTTTGTATTAGAGATAGCTTGTTTCGTTTGGCTGGAAGTGCTTTTCAGAGGAAAAATTATGGCGACACAGTCACTGCCAGCAGAATAAACACAGACGAATCTATTGAAGAGGGATCAAGCAGTAAAAG ATCAGGTAGAGCATATGGACCTGTCATTGCCCCTATTAACTTAGACCAACACTGCCAACCCAGCTTCCTCTCAAAAGCTTCCGTCATTACTCCAGCAACTTCCCAAAATTACACAGTTTGA
- the LOC122581818 gene encoding protein LNK2 isoform X1, with the protein MFDWEDQELANIVWGETGENEGHIVPPYEEGNEVFEEKAAIVKLTEKSTLSVTDSHEESYTHNGKASANGFVSLPNLSPSNATKLNLEHTDDKAQVDSSFQNLDSQSVDRDGSDFVDYGWANVGSFDDLDRILSNNNLVLWASSSDEVLGCSGKSELLSIESPSSRLGVSKGDCQHVGTESLVNEEKKMDKSASDTIRRNPPFVYPNGAINVSLPNEMAVSKHATMSAQIKPIRCQGQPPTSCDPWFSLHNQGKEFDRQHRQLIRSSSSKTTLQENSLPFPPDYNMMGNQHTAVLTLSHQQASSSSSYLLDKVPNIPLTPLSMTPQEKIEKLRRRQKMWAFLAIRKQQQKFSHEESQMQFTRAGNVEIDESLGTCMSLDVSSPLEQSDSDTRTVMLDKSTLEDNILHQLQNVIATLGIDIRLCIRDSLFRLAGSAFQRKNYGDTVTASRINTDESIEEGSSSKRSGRAYGPVIAPINLDQHCQPSFLSKASVITPATSQNYTV; encoded by the exons ATGTTTGATTGGGAAGACCAAGAG CTTGCAAATATAGTATGGGGCGAGACAGGTGAAAATGAAGGTCATATTGTGCCACCATATGAGGAGGGTAATGAAGTGTTCGAAGAGAAAGCTGCAATTGTGAAGCTTACTGAGAAGTCGACTCTTTCTGTTACTGATTCACATGAAGAGAGCTATACACATAATGGAAAGGCTTCCGCTAATGGTTTTGTTTCGTTACCTAATTTGTCTCCGTCAAATGCTACAAAGTTAAATCTGGAACATACAG ATGATAAAGCTCAAGTAGATAGTAGTTTTCAAAATTTAGACAGCCAGTCTGTGGATAGAGATGGAAGTGACTTTGTTGATTATGGTTGGGCCAATGTTGGTAGCTTCGATGATTTAGATAGAATATTAAG TAACAATAACCTGGTGTTGTGGGCATCTAGTAGCGATGAAGTTCTTGGCTGTTCAggaaaatctgaacttttgtcTATCGAATCTCCAAGCTCGCGATTAGGGGTTTCAAAGGGTGATTGTCAGCATGTTGGAACTGAGTCATTggtaaatgaagaaaaaaagatgGACAag TCAGCTTCAGATACTATAAGAAGAAACCCTCCCTTTGTTTATCCGAATGGTGCTATCAATGTTTCATTGCCAAATGAAATGGCTGTCAGCAAG CATGCAACGATGAGTGCCCAAATAAAACCAATAAGATGCCAAGGACAACCTCCGACATCATGTGATCCGTGGTTTTCTCTTCATAATCAAGGCAAAGAATTTGACAGACAGCATAGACAACTTATCCGAAGTTCTTCTTCAAAGACAACACTTCAAGAAAATTCACTTCCATTTCCTCCTGATTATAACATGATGGGAAATCAGCACACAGCAGTGCTTACATTGTCACATCAGCAAGCCTCATCCTCGAGCTCATATCTTTTAGATAAAGTTCCAAATATCCCTTTGACTCCTCTGAGCATGACACCTCaggaaaaaattgaaaaattaagGAGGCGCCAGAAAATGTGGGCATTTCTTGCTATTCGTAAACAACAGCAGAAGTTTAGCCACGAAGAAAGCCAAATGCAATTCACTAGAGCAGGTAACGTGGAAATTGATGAAAGTCTGGGCACATGTATGTCCCTTGATGTGAGTTCACCTCTTGAACAGAGTGATTCAGATACAAGAACTGTGATGTTGGATAAGAGTACATTGGAAGATAACATATTACATCAGCTTCAAAATGTCATTGCAACG TTGGGCATTGACATAAGGCTTTGTATTAGAGATAGCTTGTTTCGTTTGGCTGGAAGTGCTTTTCAGAGGAAAAATTATGGCGACACAGTCACTGCCAGCAGAATAAACACAGACGAATCTATTGAAGAGGGATCAAGCAGTAAAAG ATCAGGTAGAGCATATGGACCTGTCATTGCCCCTATTAACTTAGACCAACACTGCCAACCCAGCTTCCTCTCAAAAGCTTCCGTCATTACTCCAGCAACTTCCCAAAATTACACAGTTTGA